From Zea mays cultivar B73 chromosome 3, Zm-B73-REFERENCE-NAM-5.0, whole genome shotgun sequence:
TTataatgagaaggagaaagcaatccaagcaacaagagcaacaaaggaaacacaaaacaccctctctcaagtcattaagcacttgagttgattTTTGAGGCTAGGaggggatttgatcttttgaatgtgtcttggagtgaatgtctttgctcttgtattgaatgtggagttcagaaaacttggatggcttgaatggaggtggttggggatatttatagcctccaaccacttcctagtcgttggctgACTTTACTATCGatgagcacaccggacagtccggtggtgcaccggacatggcacTGCTCATTGTTCGGTGCGAGCCACGTCAGCAgatcgttggggtttggagcagttgaccgttgaagtcctttgtcctcttgcggcaccagacagtccggtgcgttctgccttcgctgctctgacttttgACTTGCACACTGTTCATCTGAcatcgcagtcgaccgttgagcgCAGTTGATTGTTGCTCTATTGGTTCACCAGAAATgtctggtgcacatcggacagtccggtgaattatagcggagtgactattgataaacccgagagtggccagttcgtggGTGCCTtgccctgggcaccggacagtgtccggtgcgccactagcagcaccaatgcttgtctttgctccaaactttgttgagttcccaacttattttctttgttggtttatgttgaactttatgcatctaagataaatgacaactaggcaaactagttagtccatgtggtttgtgatggaaGTTAACCATCAAAATGGATTATAGGGAAtgttttaagcccatttccctttcataatGCATTGATCGATAGACTGTGCAAGGATGGAAGATATAGGGAGGCTGAAAAGCTCTTCAAAGGGATGGTAGACAGAGGTCTAGATCCAAATGAGGTGTCCTATGCTATAATGATACATTCCCTATGCAAGAGGGCTATGATGGATGATGCAATTTGCATGTTTGATAGGTTGATGGAGAAGGGAATCAGAATGACTATTTATCCATACAACTCTTTAATTAATGGTTACTGCAAACACAACAATCTTCAGTAGGCAAGAGGTCTTCTAAATGAGATGGTTGCAAAGGGATTGAAACCAAGTCCAGTATCATATTCCCCTCTTATAGTCGGTTTATGTTGGAAAAGGGATCTAGCCAGTGCAATGGAGCTCCACAGGGAGATGACCAGGAATGTTGTTTCTGGGAATGTATATACATTTACAGCTCTTATCAGTGGTTACTGCAAGGATGGAGATATGAATGAAGCAGCTAGGTTGTTTCATAAAATGGTGGAGAGTTCCCTAGTGCCAAATGAAGTAACTTTTAATGTTATGATAGAAGGGTATTGTCGCGTAGGCAATATTAGGAACGCATTCTAGTTATATGACCAGATGGTAGATAGGGGCCTAACACGTGACAATTACACTTACAGGTCACTGataacactacacgacggttgatctttagcgagccTTATTTGGGAccgacggttggttgctaaaagttatggaccaacggttggtcgctaaatgtgtttatagcgacggtctgtgggtcgctaagagtctagaaatttaacgacttatggtcggtcgctatagaggtaaatgtgtgactgatggtgggtcgctataggggtATGTGATTTTTATGTTTCTTATATACTCACCAAAGCCCATCTAAAGGCCTACTAAACAAACAAACGAACCCTATTCCACGCTCAAGCTGCTCTCAGCCTTATCCCCTACGCACGCCAAGCCTCATCCTCCTAGCCGCCATCTCCCTCACGGCGCCAAGCCCATGGCTTTCCTGGTGCTCGCCTCTCCCAGCCGTTCCTATCTCCAGCGCTGGCTGCCATCTCCTCCACGAGGTGTCTTCTCCGTCGCCGCTCCCTGCGTGATTCCCTTGGCCGGCGTCCTCGACTACTCAGCCATGGAGGTCGCTGCCCCTTCTTTTCCTCATCTCCCTCCATCGGTTCTGAGCTCGGCGCCCCTGCTCCCTGCTCTTGTCCCTCCCATGGACGCCGCCCCCTCCCTCAGCTCACTCCCTCTAGCTGCCATGGAGCTCGCCCCTGCCCAAGTCTGGTTGCCTCTGTTTCCCCCTATCTCTGTTGGCGGCTGGCGTCCCATCTCCCGTGCGTTGGACGGCCGCCGCTTCGTTCTCATCGCTGGCATTTGTCCCTGCTCCAGCTAGTTCTCATGGCCATGCCCCTGTTCCCTAGGTCCGAGCTCTCCCAACTCCCTAGCCATGTCTGCTCACCCCTCTCTGTCTCTGTGCGAGCAGCAGCATGCCGGAGAAGACCTGTGTCCTCGACGCGCGGCAGGTGTTTGATGGGAGGTTTGAACTGGAGTTCATCATTATTTTCCATCTGTGACCCGCAAGTCTTTGCACAGCGATAAGGTTATATTCTTACTTGAGTGTTTTGTCTCTCGATGTCGATTATAAACTAGTAATAATGTGTATATTTGTATGTTCTTGTGAGGAGAGAAACTCGCCACTCCCGATGATCCCTATCTGGTGAGCCATTTGCTATTTGTGGGCTTCTCTAGTTATTATGCAACTCGTAGGAAGTGGGATGGGGCAGTAATTCCGCAACTGGTCGTATATCATTTTTTATTTATTAAGCTTCAAAACCAAAGCGCAACAATCTTCATGTTCTTCGCTCAGGGTGCAGATGGTTCTCGGGGGCGTGGTTTACACGGTTGTGCCGTTCTACAAGAGGGTGCTGATGGTCGAAGGTATGTTTGTTCACATCCCTACGTCTGTTTACTGCAAGGAGCAGATGGTGACTAGGGGCCATCGGGCATAGTTCACATGATCGTTACCTGATCAGTTACAGTCTATCTATAGATAACAAGATGAGCTAGAAAAATCGGTGTTCACGGCTTATTGCAGCGATTGAATTACTCTGCCAGGTGAAAGGTTGGCCAATGTACAAACTGCAGTGGAGGTCGTGGAGCATGTCGCTGAGGTGACAGAGAAGTTGGTTGCAGATGCGGCCAGTTCTCTGCCAGAGAACGGATCCCTGCACAAGGTTGTCGTGGAGGTGGAGTGTGTTGCTGAAGCGGTGGATAAGGATGCACATAAGGTTGAAGCAGTCATCGATAAGGGTTGGTATGCCTTGTCCATGCTCTTACTTGAAATTGAATATTTCAATATGTTATGGATATGACGTCGCAATTTGACATTGATATTCTTTTGTGTGCATTAATTGAGTAATTGACATTGTTTACCGGATGTAATAGCCCTATCGCTTATCTTGCTGCTATTCAAATCTATGGTAAACAATGGTTGTCACTTCTTTCACAACACAAGGAGAAAGCATGGTTTTCAAGTTCAGTGAAGTCGAGATTGCAGTACTTAGGACCACAACCAGGCATTCTGGTTCTAGATGATGAGCATGTTAAGGGCGTTCATCTCGATCCTTTAGCTGGTCCAGTAGATGCCTTTTGCCTTCTGGTTCTTGATCCGGAAAAGGTTAGGCAGCCCTTTATTTCACTTTCCTGTTGTTGCTCTCATGTATTGTACTACCACATATGATGTTTATATTAGAGGAAAGTGTTGTGTTCACTATTTTTATGAAGAGGACAAACCTAAAATTTTGGTTtagctaccacgaaaaatgaaaaCAAACATAATTCTGCGAAAATGTTTAGATTCAGAATTTATTTTGGGAATTATTTAAGTTCCTTGGTTGGTGATATGATTCTGTAATCAGGTGTGCTGTCCGCAAGCATAAAACTGTAACAGTTGGGAGATAGTGTGAGAAAATGATGAGTTTGGTGTTAAATAGCAATGGAGATAGGTCATGGTTCTTTTTATTGTACTCAATCCGCCAATAGTTTTCAATATACATGGCAGATAATACTCAGATTTAATAGCATCCCCATCTCAATTTCATATTTATTTTGTTCCCTGCTAAATGGCGTTGCGAAAAAACAGTCTTGCTCTGTTTGTTGCGAAAATATCCTTAAATTTAACCTATTATTAGAATGCATTAGTCAAACTCGCCTTCAGTCTAGTGGCGTTGTACTTCCATTTCAACAAACTGCATAAGTATATGATTATCAATCAGTGCCTTCTTTGACCATGACTAAGCATTGTGTATCTCTTAGCACCCTAGTTTTTGGTGCCAGCTTTGGTTCAGCATTGGTTATCAATGATCCAAGGATTTGAAAGATGCTGTAGCTAAGGCATAAGGCTGAAGTTGGTGCATAAGGCTGCAACACCGTCTAGTGGAGGTAGATAATGCATCAAAACTGTATTTTTATTTGCAAATGTAGCAACAATATACTAATTTGATGTACTTTTTTCTAGGGTGTTCTGGACAAAGAAAGCTTGTGCCTTAAAACAGGAGGATACAAGAAGCTGGAgtggttgtctgaaggcttttgaactgcttgaagcattagtgtagctttggtgcttttgtgactgatcaactctggagcagctagagtgatgtagttgtgggcttttgaacaatagctggagtgatatgaaacattagcgatgtagttgtgggcttttgaactgcttcaagttggagtgatgtcgctgtggtgcttttgtgactgatcatctctggagcttttgtgaatgatctagctagctatctgtaaatgatctagttgtgaatgatattataattgtgatgctttttgtgaatatataattgtggtgcttttgtgtttatgtgatggatctatgactgtggtatactgattaactgtgtatgtctttatgatttgtgtataaaaatatgtgatttgtggtgcttaattaaatatatatattattaatagcaactgtaaaaagggcgactttctattggttgctaaatgtatagtatgatgacttacggttggttgctaaatctatagtacaacaactcacggttggtcgctaaatatacaatattagcaacggacagtcggtcgctaaaaagatgtcggtcgctaaagcctttagcggcgACACTTATAGCGACCATCCTtacgggtcgctaaaagtttttagcgaccaaccgtaggtcgctgaaggccgttttagcaaccaaccgtaggtcgctgtaagtgaaccgtcgtgtagtgtaagTGTAGTTTGTTTGACGCTAGGTGCCATGAAAGCTAAGGAATTTGTTGCTGGTCTTGAAAACAACTCTGATGTGCTAAATAGTTTTAGCCTTACAACACTTATGCATGGATTCTGCAAAGAAGGAAGGTTAACTGAAACGTACCATGTTTGGGATGAGATGAGAGCACAGGGAGTCAAGCTTGATCTTATCGGTTTTACTGTAATTGCATATGCAGCTCAAAAACTGCATGATAGGGAGAAAATAAGCATGTTATTTAGGGAAGTGAAAGTAAAAGGTGTCAAGCCagacaaagcatttcatacatgcaTGATTCATGTGCACTCAAAGGAATAAAATATAGTTCAAGCATTAAACTGCTGGGATATGATGATAGATGGCGGATGCTCTCCAAATGTTGTCACATATACAGTTTTAATTAACCATCTATGTAAGTCTGGGTATTTGAGCAGCGCAGAGATCCTCTATAAAGAAATGTTAGCTACACACTTCCTTCCAAATAGCTATACTTATAATTGCTTTCTTGATTATCTGGCAAATGAAGGAGAGCTCGAAAAGGCTAAGGTTCTACACGCAGCCATGCTTGAAGGCTGTTTAGCTAACACAGTGACATTTAACACATTGATCAAAGGGTTCTGTATGGTTGGGCAGATCCAAGGGGAAATTGACCTTATGCAGAAGAATACTGAGAGTGGTTTCTTTCCTGATTGCATTAGGTATTCTACAATAATAAATGAGTTCCGTAAGGTTGGCAACACCAATAAAGCATTTGAGCTTTGGAATGAAATGTTGTACAAAGGACTTAAACCTGATATTGTGGCATATACTATTTTGATTCGCTGGTGCAACATTCATGGTGAATTTGATGAGGGCTTAGGAATTTACAGTGATATGGTTAAAAATGGCGTGCAACCAATCTGGGACACCAAACTAAATCAAGACGGATGCAAGATGCAAAAATCAATCTGACTGTGAACTGTTGCTTCATATGCAAGTGGATTCTGCAAAGAAGGAAGGTTAACTGAAATGTACCATGTTTGGGATGAGATGAGAGCACGGGGAGTCAAGCTTGATCTTATCGGTTTTACTTTAATTGCATATGCAGCTCAGAAACTGCATGATAGGGAGAAAATAAGCATGTTATTTAGAGAAATGTGAGGGCACCTAGAggcgggtgaataggtgatcttgcaaAAATCAActataaacaacacaaacttggtttatagcaACTATTAGTGAAAACTAAAGCCAAGTTGTTGCGAGTAGAgatggagagagagaggagaactctTCATTTGATTGCTCTTAtgtattaaacttaggagcaataacacaagtgaaTAAGAGTACCGAAGGAGTCAACAATCATAATAAAGTAAATAGACAAAAGAGACACGGCGATTTTAatctgtggttcggccaatgcctactccatgttatggtgacctcctttggtcaagagttgcactcaacccctctcaagtgatcgaaatatcaaacttgagtaccacaattTTCTTACTTATATCAAATCCCCTTTGTGCAGAATCTCcataagttggagtctctcacaccttacataGATGATCTTAATCAAATCACAAGAGTAAGGAGGAATAGCAACACAAACAAGAGTACAGGTGCAACAACACCACACACACAAGCAAAGGAGAGAACCGTGGACAGAAGGTAACCATAGTCTTCCAAATGAAGATCAAACGACTCATTtggcccttggggctataaaaggaccccctaggcAGTGCTATGACCCAAACATACAAAGAGCGCACCGAAACTCCGATTCAACGCAACCACGCTTTCGACTCattctagagagaactcaaagtttgtgtgcgtggtgttgctgcacTTGtactcttgtgtgtgttgctattccCCCTTACTCTTGTGATTTGATTAAGATCATCTATGTAAGGTGTGATAGACTCCAACTTATGGAGATTCCACACAAAGGGGCTTTGATACAAGTAAGAAAATTGTGGTacttgttgggactatgcttcatcgccgaaggtcttgtaggaagaagcagctttcggctgaagctgttcgtatgagatgaccgaaggttcctactcataaagcttcggtattacaaaccgacttaaaagtagaatgaccctctAGTCCATAAATGCTTAGGTCACTGTTGTAATcctttataaggggcataattgtaatttctcacaggctgtgtcctgtgcctataaatagtgaacagtattcccttactgttcacaGATTCCGGTATTGGCAGTTGCATCATTCGagaatcaatctttgccaaggcagaggtataactgtattcaataagtaaatatactgagtaaatataatatgatttgtttataattcatttacctttgatactctttATTTTATGTTACTTAATACAATtcgattacgaagatttaactttCGTAAccgtattgtcatcaaccttcgtccaagatccattatcctcaagggaataatgcctCATGGATgaaggacattgacatttaacattttatgttgccttgttcttaattcatagcatttgagaacaagtccccaacattggcgccc
This genomic window contains:
- the LOC103651780 gene encoding uncharacterized protein, with the translated sequence MCIFVCSCEERNSPLPMIPIWVQMVLGGVVYTVVPFYKRVLMVEGERLANVQTAVEVVEHVAEVTEKLVADAASSLPENGSLHKVVVEVECVAEAVDKDAHKVEAVIDKVQEL